The segment CCGCATGTTCGAGATGCTCCGTGGTATTCGCTACGATGGCATCTTCGACGGCTCTACGGAAGGAATGGATCACCTGCCGGTGGCGCTGCGCCATGTCGTCAATCGCCGTCCCTACATCAGTCCATCGATGCTCCCTTTTTTGAAGGAGCGTAAGAGCACCACGCTGGAAGATCTGACGGAACGCGAGCAGGTGGTTCTCTCCGTGATTGGCGACGGCTCCGACAACAAACAGGCGAGCGAACGGCTTGGCATCTCGCGTTACACGGTGTTGACGCACCGCGAATCGATCATGCGCAAGCTCGACCTCCATCATTCGAGAGAGCTGATGCAATATGCGCTGGTGCACGGCTACGTGGTGATCACAGCCAAGGGAATTTACCGCCCTGGCTTTCAACGGCGGCTCGGCATTGGAGAGCGCCGACATGGGCGTGAGTCGGGATCGAAGGCAGCCGGTCGGGCGGACGCGAACGGCCGCGCAGCGCCAGCGGTGTTCGATCAGTAGCTGGGTTTGTGAGCTTGGTGACGTGCGCCGATGCAAAATTGAAAAGCGGCCGGTTTGCACCGGCCGCTGGGGACGAGTCAGTCGCCTCATGCCTCGGCTCGGAGTTCCGCGAGCCGCTCGAAGATGAACGTGTGGGCGCGGTCGGCGAGCTTAGCGACCAACGGCAGGTCGTCGCGTCCGAAGCTGTCGGTGTCGTGCGGCTGCTTGTCCTCGCCGGTGTAGACCCGTGCGAAGGTCACGTTGAAGAACTTCTTCCGGTCGGCTTCGTTTTCCCAAACGGCGGCTTTGATCCGGCCGAGGCGGAAGGTTTGCACCGGGAGCTGTTTCGCACTGGAGGGGACGTTGCTGGCTGGCGTGGCGGTCTGAGCGTTTTTGGAGGGCATGATAGTTCCTTTTGATTTGTGAGGAGCGGGATTGCTCTCTCGCCCCGAGGCGGGGGAGCCGACCGGCGCGAGGGGACAGTTTGGGGGATTCCTTTCAAGGAGCACCGAAATGGCCGGGTCCGCTTGCGGCGCGCCGGTGGGAGGTTCCGCCAGAGAGAGCAATCATGCTCCCGCAAAAGGAACGATCCGCGCAGCGGAATTGCCGCCACAAACGCGGGCGCAACGCAGGCACGAACCCATCATGTGCGTGTAGTGCGCAAACGTGCTTGGCCGGATGATTGCCGCTGGGGAAACGAAACCGGCTGAAGTTCTCGGTGACGTCGCGTCGAACCGGCGAGGCAGCGCAACGATACCACGGTGACGGCGACCACGCGCAGGCCTGCTCGCACGCCCGCACGTTTTTTCGAGGCGCAGCGGAAGGATCGAGGCTTGAGGCGACTGGCTCGCCTTCCGCCGGCATCTCGGCTGCGACTATTGGCGATGGCGCACGCGATTGTTTCGGTGAGCATCATTTTGCGAATGCCTTCAGCCGGGCGTTCAGGACTTTGATATCGATTTCAGCGCCCGCGGCGGTTGCGCGTGCTTTCGCGAGTCGAACTTCGGCCTGAAGCAGTTCGTGCTTCAGGCGGGTCAGCTCATCGGGGCTCACGGCGGATCGAACGGACCGCGTTGAGCGGGCCGAAAGATCGAGTTGGGATGGTTCAGAGTTTCCGTTGTTCATGTATTGTTCCTGTCTTGGCGTGCTGGACCGGTTGGTGATTTAATGGAGAATGAGAGCACGTGGGCGGCAGTGAGACGCCGCCCATGTTGACGGCCGTAGGGGCCTACTTCTCACACGGCCATCCGAAGGCGATTGGTGATGGCCTGTTCGAGTTGCTCACGTTCCGCGATATGGGACGCCACGAGAGCGAGCGCCGGATCGTAGAAGACATTCGAACGATGCCGCACCGCGAATCCCATTCGCGTCGTCTCCACCTGCCACTCGGCAGAGGCGGCGACCCGCATCTCGGTGTGATCCCAAAGCCTCACCCCGCCGCCTTCGAATGCTGGCGTCGTTTGAAGAAATGAGGCGACGGCATCCTCCGGCGAAACGACGGACGGGCCGTGGTTGTGGTGCAGGCCGTTCTTCGCCTGGCGATAGACTTGATAGCGATGCGGTGTCGCTGACGGCGGCTCCGCGAGAAGTGATGTCACTGTATTTGTCATGTGGATTCCTCCGATTCAGGTTTCTCTGAACGAGGTGAACATCGTGCCTCACACGCATCGCGCACAAGTGCCCGCGTCTGCTGAAATCGCAGCATCGCGCCTGCTGCGATTGCAGTAGCCGGCCTACGACGATTTCAGCAGGGGCGCAGACTTGCTGAGATCGCCACGACCACAAATTTCAGCTCCATCATGAATACGACAAGCCGCGCGATTCTACAGACGGTGCTGGCAACCGATACCGCGCTTGCTCTGGTTGAGCGGAATGCGATTCAGCAGCTCGTCGATGGACGGATTGAGGAGCCCGCTACCCGTAGGCCGATGGGAGAGCGCCTTCTCTTAACACAAAAGAACGTGGCGACGCTTCTAAGCGTGAGCCGGGTGACGGTGTGGCGGCTTACGAAGGAGAGCGTGCTGCATCCCGTGGAAATTATGCCAGGCACATGGCGCTATCCCTTGGACGAAGTGGAAAATCTTTCGCGTTCTGGTTGGAAAAGCGATCAACGGGCGCCGGTCGACATTCCGCAGCGTTTGTCAGCCTGATGAGCGATCACGGATCAATGCGGGCCAACACCACTCCTGTGGCCGCAAGCAGTCGAAGTTTTTCGCGAAGCAGTTGCGGCAGGTAGCGATTTTGCCTCGGCCCCTTCGCGTTCTTGGGCGAGCACGTGCTAGGAGGTTCGCAACGTTTCAAGGTGCGGCGGAAACCGTAGAGAAGTCTTGGATCAACGTCCGCTACGGCATCTGCTTGAAGAACGGCACAGGAGCGGATTCTTCCCGTGTCCCAAGCTACACACGGCTGCTGCCGTCCCGCAGGGTGCCAAGAGGAGAAAAAGCGTTTGCGCCGCTCCGAAATCGAGAAAAGGTGGGTCCTGAATTGGGGCCAACGTTTCACAAAACGTCTGGAAGTTACCCCGAGTTAACCAAACCAATGCGGTCAGTCGCAAATCACGTAACCCACTCAACAAGAAACCCTCCGAAGTGTTTCGGAGGGTTTCAAATTGGGTGCAGGGGTTGGATTTGAACCAACGACCTTCAGGTTATGAGCCTGACGAGCTACCAGGCTGCTCCACCCTGCAACAAAGGGACGCGGAACGTGCTACCCCCATTTTTGAGTGTCAACCCCGTTTTCCGCAAAAAGCCCACTTCGCGCTTGCCTCCCCTTCCCGCGACCTGTGTTTTCGACCGCTCCGTCAGTTAGCAACTCAAACCAACCAACCTCCTCAGGATCGCAAGGCGGCCCATTGGCCGACCTGTGTTTTTTGAGAAAACATAGATCACATGAACGTCACTCCCAAAGACCTGCTCGATGCCGGCGTGCATTTCGGGCACCAAACCAAGCGCTGGAATCCCCGCTCGAAGCCGTTCGTCTTCGATCATCGTCAGGGCATCAGCATCATCGACCTGGGCAAGACCCACGCCGCGCTCGAGAAGGCCTGCACTTTCCTCGAGGACACCGTCGGCAACGGCGGCAACGTGCTGTTCGTCGGCACCAAGCGCCAGGCCAAGGACATCATCCGCGAGGCCGCGACCTCGACCAACATGCCTTTCTGCGTGGACCGCTGGCTCGGTGGCACGCTGACCAATTACGAAACCGTGAAGCGTTCCATCGCGAAGTACAAAAAGTACCAGCAGATGGAGACCAGCGGTGATATGAACAAGCTGGCGTCCAAGGAAGTCGCCGCGATCAAGCGCGAGATGGTGCGCATGCAGAAGAATTTCTCCGGCATCGTCGACATGCCCGGTCTGCCGACCGCGATGTTCGTGGTCGACGTGAACCACGAAAAGATCGCCGTCGCCGAGGCCGCCCGCAGCGGCATCCCGTGCGTCGGCATCTGCGACACCAACTCCGATCCGTCCACGCTCTCGCACCCGATCCCGGGCAACGACGACGCGGTGAAATCGATCCGCATCATCGTCGAGGCGATCGTGGCTGCCGTGCAGAACGGCCTCTCGCAACGTGACGCGCGTCGCGCGGCCCGGGGCGCCGCCGACCTGAAAGCCGCCGCCGCCGCCGCTGCGGGTATCACCGGCGAAACCGCCGCCACGCCCGAGGTCGACCTCTCGAAGGTCGAGCTTCCGGCCGATGTCGCCGCGGTCGTCGAGGGCGAGGGCGAGAGCGAAGCCGAGCCCGTGGTCGCCAAGAAGAAGCCGGTGCGTGCCAAGCGTCCCGCCGTCAAAGCCGAGTAACCAGCCGCCAACCCAGTTTCCAATGTCTGCCACGATTACTGCTCAAATGGTCAACGACCTGCGCCTCTCAACCGGCGCCGGCCTGTTGGACTGCAAGAAAGCCCTCACCGAGGCCAATGGTAACGTCGAGGAGGCGACCACGATTCTGCGCAAGAAGGGCGCCGCCACCGCCGCCAAGAAGGCCGACCGGGCCACGAACCAGGGGTTGATCGAGAGCTACATTCACGTCGGCGGCAAAGTCGGCGTGATGATTGAAGTAAACTGCGAGACCGACTTCGTCGCTCGCAACGAGGACTTCAAGACGTTCTGCCGCGACCTTTGCCTGCAGATCGCCGCGGCCAATCCGCTCTACATCAGCCGCGACCAGGTGCCCGAGGCGGAGCTCGCCAAGGAGCGCGAGATCGCCACGGCGCAGGTGCAGGGCAAGCCCCCGGCGGCGATCCAGAAGATCGTCGAGGGCAAGCTCGAGAAATATTACTCGACGATCTGCCTGCTCGATCAGCCGTTCGTGAAGCTGCCCGAGAAGACGGTGAAGGAGATCCTGACCGAGAAGGTCGCGAAGATCGGCGAGAACATCCAGGTCCGCCGGTTCACGCGTTATCAACTCGGCGCCTGACCCTTTCGGTTTGTTCGCTTAGCCATCCAAAGCGCCTCGCCTCGTCGAGGCGCTTTTTTCGTGCGGGCTCGGGCGTATCGGTCGCGCTCGTGCGTCACCCTCGTGTTCCGATTCGCTTCGCGCGGCCGCTGCCCTCACCTTACGTCGCCATCATGAAAGTCACTCGTATCCAGATCGTCGCCCGCGGACTCACGAACCGCTGCCCCAACTGTGGCGACCACACGTTGTTCGTGCCCGGAAAGCTGTTCACGCTGAACCCGAGCTGCCCGACCTGCGGGCTGCGGTTCGATCGCGACAACGATGAGGGGTTCTTTCTCGGTTCCCTGGCACTGAACTATGGGGTGACCGTCATCGGCTTTTTGCTCCCTGTCGGCTTGCTGGCCTATGCGGGGGTCATCCCTGCGCGCGTCGCGATCGTGTTGGCGGTGATCGGCGCGCTCGTCGTTCCCGCCCTGCTCTATCGCTCGTCGCGCAGCTGGTTCCTGATGAACTACTACATCTTTCTTCCGCAGCATTTGCCGGCCAACGGCGCCCAAATTCGCCCGGGAGAAGACGCGAACGTCTGAGGCGCCTGGCCGCGCGTTGCGGCCAGACGATTCCCGGAAAAGTTCAGCCGTGCGCCGCCGTCGCCGCGACGTGGCGGTCATGCACCGCGGAGGAAGCAAGCGATTCGTTCCGCGCTTCGATCGGATCTTCGCTGCGCCTGACCGCTTTCTCGTTCGCCGCATGTTTGCCGCGCGCGAGGCCTTCGAGCGAACCGACCGCGCCGTGCAACCGGCTCGTGTGCCCGCCGAGCTCGCCTGCGGCCGCCGACGTTTCTTCCGCCAGCGCGGCGTTCTTCTGCGTCAGCTGGTCGAGTTCCGCCACCGACTTCGAAACCTGGCCGATGCCCTGCTCGAGTTCGTGCGACGCCCCCGCGATCTGCGCGACCAACTCGTCGACCTCGCGCACCCGCGCGTTGATGTCGGAGAGATGCTCTGCCACCGCGGTGTTCAAGCGCGCACCCTGCTCGCTGCGCTCGCGCGACTGCTCGAGCTTGCTGGAGGTTTGCCGCGCCGCCTCCGCGCTGCGTTGCGCCAGATTGCGGACCTCGTCGGCCACGACGGAAAATCCCAGCCCCGCTTCACCGGCGCGCGCGGCCTCGATCGCCGCGTTCAACGCGAGAATGTTCGTTTGGAAGGCGATCTCATCGATCGTCTTCATGATCTCGGCGACCTCGTGACTCGAGGATTTGATCGCCGACATGGCCGTGCTCAGCTCCTCCATCCGCGAAGCTCCCGCGTCCGCCGCGCCCCGGGCCCGACCGGCGAGTTCCTTCGCACGTTGCGCATGCGTGGCGTTGTTGCGCGTGATGCTGTTCATCTCTTCCAGCGCCGCCGCGCTTCGTTCCAAGGACGCGGCCGATTCCGACGACCCCTGCGCCAGCGCCTGACTGGCGTCGTTCAACTGGCCCGCTGCCGCGCTGACCGCCTCGGCGCCCGCGCCGACATCCGCCGAAACGTGAAGCAACGGCCGCACGATCGTCCGCCGCACCATCCAGCGCGCGCCCACCGCCCCGACGGCGAGCACGCCGACAAACAAGCCCAGTGTCGCCTGCCGCTGCCGTTGGGCCGCGCGTTCGTTGTCACGCAGGATCTCGTGCAGCGCCTCCGTGTGCGCCTTGCTCGCGGCGGACACCGCCTGCCGGCCGTTTTCTGTCCTCTGCCGCAAATCGGTCAGCGCCGCCTGCACGTCCGCGTCGCCCAATCCTTTCGCCGCGACAAGATCAAACACCGGACTCGCGTGCTCGGCGTAGGCCTTGACCGCCCCGCGCGCGGCGGTGAGTTCCGCCCGTGCCGTGCCCCGCTGCTCGATGCCGGCGAACAGCTCGAGCGTCCGCTGCAGTTGCGCGCGCATCGTTTCCAGCGGCGTGTTGTCCCCGGTCAGCATGGCGTCTTCATGCGCCTTCACCGCCGCTTCATACGCAAAGACCGCGGCCTCGCTGTCGAGGGCGGAGGGCACTGCGACCGTCGCCAGCCGGGCCAAGCTGCGCTCCTCGCGCAGGCCCACCACCACATCCACAACCACCGTTGCCCCGTAGGCCAAGGCCAGCAGGCCCAGCAGCACCGCAATCTTCGACTCGAGGCTGGAGCCGCCCACACCCGAACCGGGCAAAGACGTGTCGTCGGTCTTCATTTGACCTCCAAAAGTTTGACCTTGTCGGTGACGCTCGCCGCCGCCAGGTAGCCGAACGCCCCCGGCGTGGAGGCGACGAATGCGATCACCTCCGCATCGTTCTTCGCCGCCGCCGGCATCGTGCCTTTGCCGGTGAAAACCTGTTTTTTCCAGTATTTGTCGAACTGATCCGGCGAGCGCTGCGCGTATTGCTGGATCACTTTGGCGTGCACGGCACCGTCGGTTTGGACGACCAGCCGCAACGGTCCGCTGCTCCATTTGGTCTTCGTGCCAAGCAGGATGTTTTTGATATCGGCCGCAGAGACCGCACTCTCCGCCACGGCCGGATGGACGACGAATGCCACCTCCTGGCCGCGGGCGATTCCCAAGCTCGCGGCGAGCGCCAGCATAAGCAGGAGCGTTTTCATCGCGGGAAACGGCGGCTCAGAAGCTGATCGTGGTCTTCAGCACCACGTACGTCCAATTGGACTTCCATTGCGCGATCGCCGGATTGTAGCGGCCGCTGAGCAGTGCCGTGCCGTCAATGGCGTGCGCTTGGAGCTTCACCAGCCACCAATCGGTGAGGTTGTAGCTCACGGCCGCGCACGTCTCTTTCGTCCATGCGTGATGCGCCGGAGTCGCGCTATAAGAGCGTCCGCGCCGGTCGTGCGTGTTCGCGTAGCCTTCCTCGTAGAACGCCGCCAGCTGCCACTTCGCCGCCGCCTGCCAGGTGGCCATCACATAGAAATTGTCCATGCGGTTGCTGTAGGAGCCGGGCCCGAGTACCGGCAGATTGGATTCCGAATGCACGGTGGTCGTGCGGTATTCGCCCGCGAACACCCAGTCGCCCCGCGTATACTCCGCAGAATAGACGTAATGCGTCACCGCATCCTGTTTCATGATGGCCGGACGGCCGGCGATCACGTTGTCCCACATGCCCGGCGGAAACCGCGTCGGCATCAGCCGGACGTCGCCCGCCGCCATCGCCAGGCTCGCCGCCGAGCGCATCGCAGCCGCAAGTTCTGTCCCGGTCGTTCGGGCCACGGACCCGCCAATTTTCAAGCCACTCAAAGGCGTGTTCCAATAAACCGACCCGGCGAACAGGCGGCCCAAGTCTTCAACCTCCGTCACGGTGGCAGGCGCGGAGTCATTCATCACTAGCAGCCAGGGATCCTCGGCGCGATACTTCGCCGGCATGCCGCCGTACACGTGGTAGTCCAGCGATCCCGCCCCCGACAGGGCGATAGAGCCATAAATCGCCGCGCCGTCATAGGAGGCGCCGTTGGTGCGCATCGTCTTTGGATAGGCGTTGAGCGGCAGCAGCGCCAGCGGCCGAATGATGTCGATGTCCTGCGTGTCGCCGTAGAGCCCGACCGCCTGCTTGCCGCGACCCAGCCGAAGACCAAAGGCTTCGTTGAACGAATAGTCGAACTGGGCGAAATCGACGGTCAGGTCGCGAAAATCGTCGAGCCGGTAGCCATAAATCTGCGCGCCAAAACGAATCCCGTTCGCGAACCGGTGCGTGCCGTTCAGCGTCACTTCGTTGCTGAACATGTCGAGCGTGTCCTTGGTGTCGCCGAGATAGTTGTAGCGGTCGGAGTATCCGGCGGTCGCGCTGACTGCGCCATGGATTTCGAGGGCCGGCGAACCGACCGCGATGGCTGCGGAGAAGAGCGATAGCGCCACACCGATGACCGGGGCGTAAGAGCAACCTTGCTTCAAGTTCATGCGGCGGTGTATCGCCCGCACTACACGTGACTTAAGAACCCCCACTCAAAATAGGTGAAACCGCCCAGGTCAATTTTTGCTTCGCAAAGGAGTATTCCTTAACGTTTTAGAGCGAGGCACCAAAACCGTCTCGGCAATTTCTGCGGGTACCGCCCAAGGCTGCACAACGTTCTGGAAAATCGGTAGTACGCAAAATCACGTTCGGTCTACGTT is part of the Opitutus terrae PB90-1 genome and harbors:
- a CDS encoding response regulator transcription factor, with translation MSHGAQLRIVILKWDRLYGDLIRRHIWDVWPNAVVCVFQHGIDALADIQDAVPDLFVTGVSIDDMDGLEHCEPFIETSLPILVVTSRPNTRMFEMLRGIRYDGIFDGSTEGMDHLPVALRHVVNRRPYISPSMLPFLKERKSTTLEDLTEREQVVLSVIGDGSDNKQASERLGISRYTVLTHRESIMRKLDLHHSRELMQYALVHGYVVITAKGIYRPGFQRRLGIGERRHGRESGSKAAGRADANGRAAPAVFDQ
- a CDS encoding helix-turn-helix domain-containing protein, which translates into the protein MNTTSRAILQTVLATDTALALVERNAIQQLVDGRIEEPATRRPMGERLLLTQKNVATLLSVSRVTVWRLTKESVLHPVEIMPGTWRYPLDEVENLSRSGWKSDQRAPVDIPQRLSA
- the rpsB gene encoding 30S ribosomal protein S2, which produces MNVTPKDLLDAGVHFGHQTKRWNPRSKPFVFDHRQGISIIDLGKTHAALEKACTFLEDTVGNGGNVLFVGTKRQAKDIIREAATSTNMPFCVDRWLGGTLTNYETVKRSIAKYKKYQQMETSGDMNKLASKEVAAIKREMVRMQKNFSGIVDMPGLPTAMFVVDVNHEKIAVAEAARSGIPCVGICDTNSDPSTLSHPIPGNDDAVKSIRIIVEAIVAAVQNGLSQRDARRAARGAADLKAAAAAAAGITGETAATPEVDLSKVELPADVAAVVEGEGESEAEPVVAKKKPVRAKRPAVKAE
- the tsf gene encoding translation elongation factor Ts, with amino-acid sequence MSATITAQMVNDLRLSTGAGLLDCKKALTEANGNVEEATTILRKKGAATAAKKADRATNQGLIESYIHVGGKVGVMIEVNCETDFVARNEDFKTFCRDLCLQIAAANPLYISRDQVPEAELAKEREIATAQVQGKPPAAIQKIVEGKLEKYYSTICLLDQPFVKLPEKTVKEILTEKVAKIGENIQVRRFTRYQLGA
- a CDS encoding DUF983 domain-containing protein translates to MKVTRIQIVARGLTNRCPNCGDHTLFVPGKLFTLNPSCPTCGLRFDRDNDEGFFLGSLALNYGVTVIGFLLPVGLLAYAGVIPARVAIVLAVIGALVVPALLYRSSRSWFLMNYYIFLPQHLPANGAQIRPGEDANV
- a CDS encoding methyl-accepting chemotaxis protein; protein product: MKTDDTSLPGSGVGGSSLESKIAVLLGLLALAYGATVVVDVVVGLREERSLARLATVAVPSALDSEAAVFAYEAAVKAHEDAMLTGDNTPLETMRAQLQRTLELFAGIEQRGTARAELTAARGAVKAYAEHASPVFDLVAAKGLGDADVQAALTDLRQRTENGRQAVSAASKAHTEALHEILRDNERAAQRQRQATLGLFVGVLAVGAVGARWMVRRTIVRPLLHVSADVGAGAEAVSAAAGQLNDASQALAQGSSESAASLERSAAALEEMNSITRNNATHAQRAKELAGRARGAADAGASRMEELSTAMSAIKSSSHEVAEIMKTIDEIAFQTNILALNAAIEAARAGEAGLGFSVVADEVRNLAQRSAEAARQTSSKLEQSRERSEQGARLNTAVAEHLSDINARVREVDELVAQIAGASHELEQGIGQVSKSVAELDQLTQKNAALAEETSAAAGELGGHTSRLHGAVGSLEGLARGKHAANEKAVRRSEDPIEARNESLASSAVHDRHVAATAAHG